The Enteractinococcus fodinae genome has a segment encoding these proteins:
- a CDS encoding transglycosylase domain-containing protein produces MAKTTSSGSGVLKSNPVLSKLLAFFGISALLGALGAGMLLPAGVLAGAAAQVGTEMLDEIPAELNEEPVSVPSKILDQDGNEIATFYAEDRTPVDLEDISQHMIDAVIAIEDERFYEHSGVDGEGLARAMVHNLTSDTQQGASTITQQYVNNVLVNYQNLNGLRTTVSGSKSVPDKVREMKLAVAIEKEMSKDEILEGYLNIVLFTGRTYGVESAARLFFNKSAADLNIPESALLAGLVQSPNALNPETNPEGATNRRNLVLGNMHRHGFITQEEYDEAVASEIELDMNPLPSGCYHARDGFEYFCDYVQRMILADPAFGPDRESRQRMLDRAGLEVTTTIDSELQQAAVDTARRNVPAGENEGVGSAMVTVQQNTGNIKTMAQNTEYAVGEDLPDGQISMNFNVDHEWGGGGGFQLGSTLKPFVFMAWMGAGNSMRDTVDASRDNYTGAEFPAYCLDKGHANVTGEWNVNNAIGDMKKTMRADYGLYWSINTATVAAAYETDLCAITDITTAAGITGAGPDGGPLDPSHPSFTLGAYEVSPLSMASAYSTLASGGTYCEPRAIESIVDAEGNEYTVPPIQCSPGALNADNVKELNNTLTQLADDRISQGELDFPIAGKTGTNNFESSTWFVGYTSDLSTASWVGNYRGVGEDYTLRNKTIGGRYFQDAWGSLIAGPMWVEYMKVAGPKYDTDPFPEFDGPTGDVSVRGTAPSPDDDDSSDNEDSSDEGDASNETESSQDDESTDTANTESAADAEAGAEDADTADDTEDTED; encoded by the coding sequence ATGGCCAAAACAACGTCCTCAGGATCTGGTGTGCTCAAAAGCAATCCCGTACTGTCGAAACTGCTCGCCTTCTTTGGTATTTCAGCCCTCTTGGGAGCGCTCGGCGCGGGCATGCTGCTGCCTGCCGGCGTGCTCGCAGGTGCTGCTGCACAAGTTGGCACCGAGATGCTCGACGAGATCCCTGCCGAGCTCAATGAAGAACCTGTCTCGGTGCCGTCAAAAATTCTTGACCAGGACGGCAACGAAATCGCGACCTTCTACGCCGAAGACCGTACTCCGGTCGACCTTGAGGACATCTCGCAGCACATGATCGATGCGGTGATCGCCATCGAGGACGAACGGTTTTATGAACACTCCGGGGTAGATGGCGAAGGCTTGGCTCGTGCGATGGTGCACAACCTGACGTCCGATACGCAACAGGGTGCTTCTACGATCACCCAGCAGTACGTCAATAACGTGCTGGTCAACTATCAGAACCTCAACGGTCTGCGCACCACGGTTTCGGGTTCCAAGAGCGTCCCCGATAAAGTGCGTGAAATGAAACTGGCCGTGGCCATTGAAAAAGAGATGAGCAAGGATGAGATCCTGGAGGGCTATCTCAACATTGTGCTGTTTACAGGCCGCACCTACGGTGTGGAATCTGCCGCACGCCTCTTCTTCAACAAGTCAGCAGCTGACTTGAACATCCCCGAGTCCGCTCTGCTAGCCGGTCTCGTCCAGTCCCCCAATGCGCTGAACCCCGAAACGAACCCGGAAGGTGCAACCAACCGCCGCAATCTGGTGTTAGGGAATATGCATCGCCATGGGTTCATCACTCAGGAAGAATACGATGAGGCGGTAGCTTCGGAGATCGAACTGGACATGAATCCGCTGCCTTCGGGTTGTTACCACGCGCGCGACGGTTTCGAATACTTCTGTGATTACGTTCAGCGCATGATTCTGGCTGACCCAGCGTTTGGGCCTGATCGTGAATCCCGTCAGCGGATGCTCGATCGCGCAGGGCTCGAGGTCACCACAACCATTGACTCTGAGCTCCAACAAGCCGCAGTGGATACTGCACGTCGCAATGTGCCAGCCGGCGAGAATGAGGGCGTCGGCTCCGCGATGGTGACCGTGCAGCAAAACACCGGCAACATCAAGACGATGGCTCAAAACACCGAGTACGCCGTCGGTGAGGACCTGCCAGATGGTCAGATCTCGATGAACTTCAACGTCGACCATGAGTGGGGTGGCGGCGGCGGATTCCAGCTGGGATCCACCCTGAAACCATTTGTGTTTATGGCCTGGATGGGTGCCGGTAACTCGATGCGCGACACCGTCGACGCGTCGCGCGATAACTATACCGGTGCAGAATTCCCGGCCTACTGTCTCGACAAAGGCCATGCAAACGTCACTGGCGAATGGAACGTCAACAACGCCATCGGCGACATGAAGAAGACGATGCGTGCTGATTACGGTCTCTACTGGTCGATCAACACCGCTACGGTCGCTGCGGCGTATGAAACGGATTTGTGTGCTATCACCGATATCACCACGGCCGCGGGCATTACCGGCGCAGGTCCAGACGGCGGGCCGTTAGATCCGTCGCACCCGTCATTTACCCTGGGAGCCTATGAAGTGTCTCCGCTAAGCATGGCCAGCGCGTACTCCACGCTGGCATCAGGCGGCACCTACTGTGAGCCACGCGCCATCGAGTCCATCGTGGACGCCGAAGGTAACGAATACACCGTGCCACCAATCCAGTGCTCTCCTGGTGCGCTCAATGCTGACAACGTGAAAGAACTCAACAACACGTTGACGCAGCTGGCTGACGATCGCATTTCGCAAGGCGAACTCGACTTCCCAATCGCCGGCAAGACCGGTACCAACAACTTCGAGTCCTCGACCTGGTTCGTGGGCTATACCTCAGATCTATCGACCGCATCTTGGGTCGGGAACTACCGTGGTGTCGGCGAAGATTACACCCTGCGGAACAAGACCATTGGTGGTCGATACTTCCAGGACGCTTGGGGGTCGTTGATTGCCGGACCCATGTGGGTTGAATACATGAAGGTTGCCGGGCCGAAATACGACACCGACCCGTTCCCCGAATTTGACGGTCCGACCGGCGATGTCAGCGTCAGAGGTACCGCCCCCTCCCCCGACGATGATGACTCGTCTGACAATGAAGATTCATCCGATGAGGGGGATGCCTCCAACGAAACCGAGTCATCGCAAGACGATGAGTCGACAGACACCGCGAACACCGAGTCCGCCGCTGATGCGGAGGCTGGAGCTGAGGATGCGGACACCGCAGATGACACTGAAGACACCGAAGACTAA
- the purD gene encoding phosphoribosylamine--glycine ligase, which yields MKTLVLGPGGREHAIVQALRADPLVSEVRCAPGNAGIAKEVPVYPIDVSSPQLVVELCQELQPDLVVVGPEALLAAGVTNALQAAGFAVFGPTHQAARLESSKAFAKEIMAAAGVPTGQAHTAINLEQLEAALDDFGAPYVVKDDGLAAGKGVVVTSDRDAAIAHGKAIFAGGDPVLVEEYLDGPEVSVFVIADGKDGVAMAPAQDFKRVYDGDEGPNTGGMGAYTPLDWLPEGFTNEVMERVARPVLAEMADRGIPFTGVLYCGLALTSKGIQVIEFNARFGDPETQPVLARLQTPLGQLLKAAADGKLSTTFPSLKFRNDAAVGVVLASEGYPESPQTGAQISGVREAAKQENVSILHAGTTAGDTGEFTASGGRLLTVVATGSDLAEARDTAYKAVETISIPNGHYRTDIAAKAINGEITIPGA from the coding sequence GTGAAAACTTTAGTCTTGGGCCCAGGTGGCCGCGAACACGCAATTGTGCAAGCCCTGCGCGCTGATCCGCTGGTTTCGGAGGTGCGTTGCGCGCCCGGTAATGCCGGAATCGCCAAGGAAGTTCCCGTCTACCCGATCGATGTATCCTCACCGCAACTGGTCGTGGAACTGTGCCAGGAACTCCAACCAGACTTAGTCGTGGTTGGCCCCGAGGCGCTGCTGGCCGCAGGGGTCACCAACGCGTTGCAGGCCGCCGGTTTTGCGGTCTTCGGGCCAACGCACCAGGCCGCTCGCCTGGAATCCTCGAAAGCTTTTGCCAAGGAGATCATGGCCGCCGCCGGGGTTCCAACCGGTCAAGCCCACACTGCGATAAACCTTGAGCAGCTCGAAGCCGCCCTGGATGACTTCGGCGCGCCGTATGTGGTCAAAGACGACGGCCTGGCCGCGGGCAAAGGGGTCGTGGTGACTTCGGACCGCGACGCTGCGATCGCGCACGGTAAAGCTATTTTCGCTGGCGGCGACCCAGTGTTAGTCGAAGAGTACCTTGACGGGCCTGAAGTCTCAGTCTTTGTTATTGCCGATGGTAAAGATGGGGTGGCGATGGCGCCAGCCCAGGACTTCAAACGGGTCTACGACGGAGATGAGGGGCCCAACACCGGAGGTATGGGCGCCTATACGCCACTGGACTGGTTACCCGAAGGGTTCACCAACGAAGTGATGGAACGCGTCGCCCGCCCGGTGCTTGCCGAAATGGCCGACCGCGGCATCCCCTTTACCGGCGTGTTGTACTGTGGGCTGGCACTGACGAGCAAGGGCATCCAAGTCATCGAATTCAACGCCCGGTTCGGCGACCCAGAAACCCAACCGGTCCTGGCTCGACTCCAAACCCCCTTGGGACAGTTGCTGAAAGCCGCTGCAGATGGCAAACTCAGCACGACGTTCCCGAGCCTAAAGTTCCGCAACGACGCTGCCGTCGGGGTAGTGCTCGCTTCCGAAGGCTACCCCGAGTCACCTCAGACCGGTGCCCAAATCAGTGGGGTTCGCGAAGCCGCTAAACAGGAGAACGTTTCCATCCTGCATGCCGGTACTACCGCCGGTGATACCGGAGAATTCACGGCCTCCGGGGGTCGCCTCCTCACAGTCGTGGCCACTGGCTCTGACTTGGCCGAAGCCCGAGACACAGCGTATAAAGCCGTCGAAACCATTTCGATCCCCAATGGTCACTACCGCACCGATATCGCGGCCAAAGCGATCAACGGCGAGATCACGATTCCGGGAGCCTGA
- a CDS encoding RidA family protein — MSTIEQRLEEAGYALPLVSKPLAAYVPTMRDGNTIYTSGQLPLVDGQLAATGKVGETVTVEDAQSYARICVLNGLAAIKAEVGDLDKITQITKLVGFVSSATDFEKQHIVINGASEFLGEIFGETGTHARSAVGVAMLPMNAPVEVEMIVKVAD, encoded by the coding sequence ATGTCCACCATTGAACAGCGGCTTGAAGAAGCCGGGTATGCGTTGCCTTTAGTCAGCAAACCACTTGCTGCCTATGTCCCCACGATGCGCGATGGAAATACCATCTACACTTCGGGCCAGTTACCACTCGTTGATGGCCAACTGGCGGCCACCGGCAAAGTAGGAGAGACCGTCACGGTTGAAGACGCGCAGAGCTACGCACGCATCTGCGTGCTCAACGGGTTGGCCGCGATTAAAGCAGAGGTGGGTGACCTGGATAAGATCACCCAGATCACCAAGCTCGTGGGGTTTGTCTCCTCGGCCACTGATTTCGAGAAGCAACACATCGTTATCAACGGAGCATCTGAATTTCTCGGGGAGATCTTCGGTGAGACCGGCACCCACGCGCGTTCCGCCGTTGGGGTTGCGATGCTGCCGATGAACGCGCCAGTTGAAGTTGAAATGATCGTGAAAGTAGCAGACTAG
- a CDS encoding metallophosphoesterase — MSNTVGWPRRMLSGAAKLFAAGALPAAGATAFGYLSARRFGVRYEALPLLPRGAAPFRILHIGDMHLVAGDRSKSDFVRDLVALDPDFVVNTGDNPGGDDAVDDVVAALKPLLEIPGVFVPGSNDLYGPRSANPLRYLRAPTTMETSSHHHQTIDVRAMFDRFMAPGQWHYLANETLQLPVRNDLRLMLAGTHDAHMHADQWPGFGRAQPETDQGSTGQPKELKVAVTHAPYRRVLDAATADGADLVFAGHTHGGQVALPAYGAIVSNCDLPTGFASGMTTWRAAGRTTHLHVTAGIGASPTVPLRTFCPPEAVVIDLVAASD; from the coding sequence ATGTCTAACACAGTTGGTTGGCCGCGTCGGATGTTATCTGGCGCGGCCAAACTGTTCGCAGCCGGAGCCCTCCCTGCCGCTGGAGCCACCGCGTTCGGGTACCTTTCAGCGCGCCGTTTCGGTGTCCGCTACGAAGCGCTGCCGCTCTTACCTCGGGGGGCTGCACCGTTTCGGATCCTTCATATCGGGGATATGCATTTGGTCGCCGGAGACCGATCCAAGAGCGACTTTGTGCGCGATCTGGTTGCTCTGGACCCCGACTTCGTCGTCAACACAGGTGATAATCCAGGGGGCGATGACGCGGTAGACGACGTCGTGGCTGCGCTGAAACCGCTGCTGGAAATTCCCGGGGTTTTCGTTCCAGGATCCAATGATCTCTACGGTCCGCGCTCGGCTAACCCGCTACGGTATTTGCGGGCCCCGACCACAATGGAAACCTCATCGCACCATCACCAAACCATTGATGTGCGTGCGATGTTTGACCGGTTTATGGCGCCTGGACAGTGGCACTACCTAGCCAATGAAACCCTGCAGCTGCCGGTTCGAAACGATCTGAGACTCATGCTGGCCGGCACCCACGATGCGCATATGCATGCCGATCAGTGGCCCGGATTTGGCCGTGCCCAACCTGAGACGGATCAGGGTTCCACGGGCCAACCGAAAGAGCTCAAAGTTGCCGTCACCCACGCGCCGTACCGTCGGGTGCTCGACGCGGCCACCGCTGATGGGGCAGATTTGGTTTTCGCCGGACATACCCACGGCGGCCAAGTGGCGCTACCGGCCTACGGGGCAATCGTGTCCAACTGTGATTTACCAACCGGTTTTGCATCCGGTATGACGACCTGGCGGGCCGCCGGACGCACAACTCACCTGCACGTCACGGCTGGGATTGGCGCCTCCCCCACGGTTCCGCTGCGGACATTTTGCCCGCCCGAAGCCGTCGTGATTGATCTGGTCGCAGCCAGCGATTAG
- a CDS encoding phosphoribosylaminoimidazolesuccinocarboxamide synthase, with protein sequence MTDTAPQLDGWRHVYSGKVRNLYEPAETEPGQSETLLVVATDRISAFDHILSPGIPDKGKILTQLSLWWFERLADEIAVPNHVVSTEVPAAVAGRAMVVQRLSMFPIEAIARGYLTGSGLAEYRANGTVTGIQLPTGLVDGSKLEPAIFTPSAKAEVGEHDENIPFAEMVHRIGQEPAEDIRTKTLELYTTAERIARAAGIILADTKIEFGTDADGVITLGDEVLTPDSSRFWDAETYQPGRSQESFDKQFVRDWLASEASGWDQASDTPPPALPDEVVEKTAQRYREAFRRLTGRAFD encoded by the coding sequence ATGACTGACACCGCACCACAACTTGACGGCTGGCGGCACGTGTATTCGGGTAAGGTCCGGAACCTCTATGAGCCGGCCGAGACCGAACCCGGGCAATCCGAGACGCTCCTGGTCGTGGCAACGGACCGGATTTCGGCTTTCGATCACATCTTGTCTCCGGGGATCCCGGACAAGGGCAAGATCCTGACGCAGTTATCCCTCTGGTGGTTCGAGCGGCTGGCCGATGAGATCGCGGTGCCCAATCACGTGGTCTCCACGGAGGTCCCGGCTGCGGTAGCTGGACGAGCGATGGTCGTGCAGCGGTTGAGTATGTTCCCCATCGAAGCCATCGCCCGCGGGTATCTGACTGGCTCTGGGCTGGCAGAATATCGGGCCAACGGCACCGTAACCGGTATCCAGCTTCCAACCGGCCTGGTGGACGGCTCCAAACTCGAGCCCGCGATCTTCACGCCTTCGGCTAAGGCCGAAGTGGGCGAGCACGACGAAAACATTCCCTTTGCCGAAATGGTCCACCGTATCGGTCAAGAACCCGCCGAGGATATCCGGACCAAGACCTTGGAGCTGTATACGACAGCCGAACGCATCGCACGGGCGGCTGGCATTATTCTGGCGGATACGAAGATCGAGTTTGGGACTGACGCTGACGGGGTCATCACCTTGGGTGATGAGGTCCTGACCCCGGACTCGTCACGGTTCTGGGATGCCGAAACCTACCAGCCTGGGCGCTCGCAGGAGTCTTTCGACAAGCAGTTTGTCCGGGATTGGTTGGCATCGGAAGCGTCCGGCTGGGATCAGGCTTCCGATACTCCGCCCCCGGCATTGCCCGACGAGGTCGTCGAAAAAACTGCGCAACGTTACCGCGAAGCATTCCGGCGACTCACGGGTCGCGCCTTCGACTAA